A genomic window from Aquitalea aquatilis includes:
- a CDS encoding M23 family metallopeptidase: protein MNYRKLLQFPQNCTRRLINHHLSWLGLAASLPLFGMVTAFAVAPGDPHAAAAEVRQRMVTEKLALPAFTPSTSGTRYWRNETVNRGDTIARVLNRLGVRDSEARRFLYSSPLSRDLLKLNTGATLAVETSDEGELYALRFLNDDENGEKVLVAIAKQGDQWQASADPLATESMDSLRSITIRRSAQRELQAAGVPREVMAQLADIFADQFALDSLQPGDSIQLVFESLIYNGSPIANGNILAAEISRAGQWHRAFYFAHDSESGAYYDAAGRPVKKGFSQQPVAHYRISSGFGTRYHPVLHSLRMHQGVDYAAAPGTPIVAPADGVISAAETQNGYGKVITLRHNAKLSTLYAHMQRFAPGVKAGKPVKAGDLLGYVGSTGRVTGPHLHFEVKLNGQAVDPATAALPAPGLAAGQRLAFAKLSSQLTDKLALLRDTPGTIAQLD, encoded by the coding sequence ATGAATTATCGCAAACTGCTGCAGTTCCCGCAAAATTGTACCCGTCGTCTGATCAATCATCATCTGAGCTGGCTGGGCCTGGCCGCCAGCCTGCCCTTGTTCGGCATGGTCACCGCCTTTGCCGTGGCACCGGGCGACCCGCATGCGGCCGCCGCCGAAGTGCGCCAGCGCATGGTGACCGAAAAACTGGCATTGCCGGCCTTCACTCCGTCGACCAGTGGTACGCGCTACTGGCGCAATGAAACGGTGAATCGTGGCGACACCATTGCCCGCGTACTGAACCGGCTAGGCGTGCGCGATAGTGAGGCGCGGCGTTTTCTTTATTCCAGCCCACTGTCACGCGACCTGCTCAAGCTGAATACCGGTGCCACCCTTGCAGTGGAAACCAGTGATGAGGGCGAACTGTACGCCCTGCGTTTTCTGAATGATGACGAAAACGGCGAAAAAGTGCTGGTGGCCATCGCCAAACAGGGCGATCAATGGCAGGCCAGTGCCGACCCGCTGGCGACCGAGAGCATGGACAGCCTGCGCTCCATCACCATCCGCCGCAGCGCCCAGCGCGAGCTGCAAGCGGCCGGCGTCCCGCGCGAGGTGATGGCGCAACTGGCAGACATCTTTGCCGACCAGTTCGCGCTGGACAGCCTGCAGCCTGGCGACAGCATTCAACTGGTCTTCGAAAGCCTGATCTACAATGGCAGCCCCATTGCCAATGGCAATATCCTGGCTGCTGAAATCAGCCGTGCGGGGCAATGGCATCGCGCCTTCTACTTTGCTCATGACAGTGAAAGCGGTGCCTATTACGATGCAGCCGGTCGGCCGGTCAAAAAGGGTTTCAGCCAGCAGCCGGTAGCCCATTACCGTATCAGCTCGGGCTTTGGCACCCGCTATCATCCGGTGCTGCATTCCCTGCGCATGCATCAGGGCGTCGATTACGCTGCTGCGCCGGGCACGCCCATTGTTGCGCCGGCTGATGGCGTGATCAGCGCCGCCGAAACGCAGAATGGCTATGGCAAAGTCATCACCCTGAGACATAATGCCAAGCTGAGCACGCTGTATGCGCACATGCAGCGTTTTGCCCCCGGCGTGAAGGCGGGCAAGCCGGTCAAGGCTGGCGATCTGCTGGGCTATGTTGGCAGCACCGGGCGTGTCACCGGGCCGCATCTGCACTTTGAGGTGAAACTCAATGGCCAGGCTGTCGATCCTGCCACCGCCGCCCTGCCCGCCCCTGGCCTGGCTGCCGGCCAGCGCCTCGCCTTTGCCAAACTCAGCAGTCAGCTGACAGACAAGCTGGCGCTATTGCGTGACACGCCGGGAACGATCGCACAACTGGATTGA
- a CDS encoding DNA translocase FtsK: protein MRLFKRKAVVKNSQTPLPPKLASLLREAWWLLMAVAAVYLVLVLASYSAQDPSWSHSSSDPTVRNYGGAFGAWLSDMLLYVFGLSAWWLVVFCLVAIAWGYRRMETLGFRLNPMTLAAMGGFFLLLLSSSSVEGIVLASKQLNLPLTAGGMLGHWLGKALSHGLGLPGAYLLLSVSGAIGFSLFTGLSWLDIMERIGGTLEDGVLKLWHGWQARKDREIGRETAQQREAKVSTEKKKQEDKTPVRIEATLAEVPLSPKVQKPVQQSLFADPNRGELPGLSLLEAPKDQHEPVSAETVEYTSRLIERKLADFGVDVKVIAAYPGPVITRYEIEPAVGVKGAQIVNLMKDLARALSLVSVRVVETIPGKTYMGLELPNPKRQIVRLSEIIGSDGYQNMTSRLAIAVGKDIAGQPVTVDLAKMPHVLVAGTTGSGKSVAINAMILSLLYKSTAREVRLIMVDPKMLELSVYEGIPHLLAPVVTDMKQAANALNWCVGEMERRYRLMSKLGVRNLAGYNQKIKDANKAGEKIPNPFSLTPETPEPLDSLPLIVVVIDELADLMMVAGKKIEELIARLAQKARAAGIHLILATQRPSVDVITGLIKANIPTRIAFQVSSKIDSRTILDQMGAEALLGQGDMLYLPPGSGYPNRVHGAFVADDEVHHVVEFLKTTGEPDYIEGILSGQSEADEGAATSGCDVDGSGESDPLYDEAVAIVVKTRKASISSVQRHLRIGYNRAARLIEQMESAGLVSAMETNGNRTVLAPARED from the coding sequence ATGCGACTTTTCAAAAGAAAGGCCGTCGTCAAGAACAGTCAAACGCCATTGCCCCCCAAGCTTGCCAGCCTGCTGCGCGAAGCCTGGTGGCTGCTGATGGCCGTTGCTGCGGTCTACTTGGTGCTGGTACTTGCCAGCTATTCCGCACAAGACCCTTCCTGGTCACATAGCTCCTCCGACCCTACCGTGCGCAATTACGGCGGCGCGTTCGGCGCCTGGCTGTCCGACATGCTGCTCTATGTATTCGGCCTGTCCGCCTGGTGGCTGGTGGTGTTCTGCCTGGTGGCCATCGCCTGGGGCTACCGCCGCATGGAAACGCTGGGTTTTCGCCTCAATCCGATGACGCTGGCCGCCATGGGCGGTTTCTTCCTGCTGTTGCTGTCCAGCTCCAGCGTGGAAGGCATCGTCCTGGCCAGCAAACAGCTGAACTTGCCGCTGACTGCCGGCGGCATGCTGGGACACTGGCTGGGCAAAGCCCTGTCACATGGCCTGGGCCTGCCCGGTGCTTACCTGCTGCTGTCGGTGAGCGGGGCCATCGGCTTTTCGCTGTTCACCGGCCTGTCCTGGCTGGACATCATGGAAAGAATCGGTGGCACGCTGGAAGATGGCGTGCTCAAGCTGTGGCATGGCTGGCAGGCGCGCAAGGACCGCGAAATCGGCCGCGAGACCGCCCAGCAGCGCGAAGCCAAGGTCAGCACCGAAAAGAAAAAGCAGGAAGACAAGACTCCGGTGCGCATCGAAGCCACCCTTGCCGAAGTGCCGCTGTCGCCCAAGGTGCAAAAGCCGGTGCAGCAATCGCTGTTTGCCGACCCCAATCGTGGCGAGCTGCCCGGTCTGAGCCTGCTGGAAGCGCCCAAGGATCAGCATGAACCGGTTTCCGCCGAAACGGTGGAATACACTTCGCGCCTGATCGAACGCAAGCTGGCCGACTTCGGTGTGGATGTGAAAGTGATAGCCGCCTACCCCGGTCCGGTGATTACCCGCTATGAAATCGAACCGGCCGTTGGTGTCAAAGGCGCGCAAATCGTCAACCTGATGAAGGACTTGGCGCGCGCGCTGTCGCTGGTATCCGTGCGGGTGGTGGAAACCATCCCCGGCAAGACTTATATGGGTCTGGAGCTGCCCAATCCGAAGCGGCAGATCGTGCGCCTGTCGGAAATCATCGGCTCCGATGGCTACCAGAACATGACCTCCCGCCTGGCCATTGCCGTAGGCAAGGATATCGCTGGCCAGCCCGTTACGGTGGATCTGGCCAAGATGCCGCACGTGCTGGTTGCGGGCACTACTGGCTCGGGCAAGTCAGTGGCGATCAATGCCATGATTTTGTCGCTGCTGTACAAGTCCACGGCGCGTGAAGTGCGTCTGATCATGGTCGACCCGAAAATGCTGGAATTGTCGGTGTATGAAGGCATTCCGCACCTGCTGGCACCCGTGGTCACCGACATGAAACAGGCAGCCAACGCGCTTAACTGGTGCGTGGGCGAAATGGAACGGCGCTACCGCTTGATGTCCAAGCTGGGCGTGCGCAATCTGGCGGGTTACAACCAGAAGATCAAGGATGCGAACAAGGCTGGCGAGAAAATCCCCAATCCCTTCAGCCTGACCCCGGAAACGCCCGAGCCGCTGGATTCCCTGCCGCTGATCGTGGTGGTCATCGACGAGTTGGCTGACTTGATGATGGTGGCTGGCAAGAAAATCGAAGAACTCATTGCCCGCCTGGCCCAGAAAGCCCGTGCCGCCGGCATTCACTTGATTCTGGCCACCCAGCGCCCGTCGGTTGATGTGATTACCGGCCTGATCAAGGCCAATATCCCGACGCGGATTGCCTTTCAGGTATCAAGCAAGATCGACAGCCGCACCATTCTCGACCAGATGGGCGCTGAGGCCTTGCTGGGACAAGGTGACATGCTTTATCTTCCGCCAGGTTCGGGCTACCCCAACCGGGTGCACGGCGCTTTTGTCGCCGATGACGAAGTGCATCACGTGGTGGAGTTCCTCAAGACCACCGGCGAGCCGGACTACATTGAAGGCATACTCAGCGGCCAGAGCGAGGCCGACGAGGGTGCAGCCACCAGTGGCTGCGATGTTGACGGCAGCGGCGAATCCGACCCCTTGTACGACGAGGCAGTCGCCATTGTGGTGAAAACCCGCAAGGCCTCCATTTCTTCAGTGCAGCGGCATTTGCGCATTGGCTATAACCGCGCAGCGCGCCTGATCGAACAAATGGAAAGTGCAGGCCTGGTTTCCGCCATGGAAACCAATGGCAATCGCACAGTACTGGCACCGGCGCGCGAAGACTAA
- a CDS encoding anhydro-N-acetylmuramic acid kinase: MTERYIGLMSGTSLDGVDAVLLSMDAQGRPCVEADSFLAFPLEIRQQVLQLQPTGSDELDRAARLGNELARLYAEVVAQLLAEQRLPPAAITAIGCHGQTIRHAPHAGYTLQIGNHALLAELSGIDVIGDFRSRDVAAGGHGAPLVPAFHQHVFASDAENRVILNIGGISNLTRLASGTAVIGFDCGPGNMLLDAWCQRRTGAGFDANGDWAASGRLHTPLLQQMLDEPFFRLPPPKSTGRDLFDLAWLEAQLALQPDIPAADVQHTLLQLTAHSIADAITRYCPDTRSVYVCGGGALNVALMQALQQQLPQLLISSTAALGLPVHQVEAAAFAWLAWCFCQRQSANLPDVTGASGLRVLGALYPR; the protein is encoded by the coding sequence ATGACGGAGCGCTATATCGGACTGATGTCCGGCACCAGCCTTGATGGCGTGGACGCAGTTTTGCTGAGCATGGATGCGCAAGGCCGTCCTTGCGTCGAGGCCGACAGCTTTCTGGCCTTTCCGCTGGAAATCCGCCAGCAGGTGCTGCAGTTGCAGCCCACGGGCTCGGACGAGCTGGATCGCGCCGCACGGCTGGGGAATGAGCTGGCCCGGCTGTATGCCGAAGTGGTCGCGCAACTCTTGGCCGAGCAGCGGCTGCCTCCTGCTGCCATCACGGCTATCGGCTGCCACGGCCAGACCATCCGCCATGCCCCGCATGCCGGCTACACGCTGCAGATTGGCAACCACGCGCTGCTGGCCGAGCTATCCGGCATCGACGTGATCGGCGATTTTCGCAGCCGCGACGTCGCTGCGGGTGGTCATGGCGCACCGCTGGTACCGGCATTTCATCAACATGTTTTTGCCAGCGACGCGGAAAATCGCGTCATTCTGAATATCGGTGGCATCAGCAATCTGACCCGGCTGGCCAGTGGCACCGCGGTCATCGGCTTTGACTGTGGTCCGGGCAATATGCTGCTGGATGCCTGGTGCCAACGCCGCACCGGTGCCGGCTTCGATGCCAATGGCGACTGGGCGGCCAGTGGCCGGCTGCATACACCACTGTTGCAGCAGATGCTGGATGAACCCTTTTTCCGCTTGCCGCCACCCAAAAGCACCGGGCGTGACCTGTTCGATCTGGCCTGGCTGGAAGCCCAACTGGCGCTGCAGCCAGACATTCCGGCAGCCGACGTCCAGCACACCCTGCTGCAGCTGACTGCCCACAGTATTGCCGATGCCATTACCCGCTACTGTCCGGACACCCGCAGCGTCTACGTTTGCGGTGGAGGCGCGCTGAATGTCGCGCTGATGCAGGCCTTGCAACAGCAGCTGCCGCAACTGCTCATCAGCAGCACGGCCGCACTGGGTTTGCCCGTGCATCAGGTGGAAGCGGCTGCGTTCGCCTGGCTGGCCTGGTGTTTCTGTCAGCGCCAGTCCGCCAATCTGCCGGATGTTACCGGTGCCAGCGGGTTGCGGGTGCTCGGTGCCCTCTATCCGCGCTGA